The Micromonospora violae DNA segment AACCCCCACCGAAGCCCTCTCCACCCCGTGACAGGCCCCCGCTGCCCCACCCCGCTGCGGTGATCATGGAGTTAGCGTCGCGACACGCCGACCCGGGTGACGCTAACTCCATGATCAACGCGGGCTGGGGTGAGGGGTGGGGGTGGGGGTGGTGCGCCAGCGGGAGAGGGCCAGGGTGGCGGAGTAGCCGGCCAGGACGATCACGTGGAACAGGTAGAGCCAGAGGAGTACGGCCACGCCGGCGCCGATGTCGTCGAAGCCACCGAAGGGCACTCCCAGGTCCAGCGGTAGTGAGGCGAAGAGCACGAAGCCGTGCAGGAAGCCGGAGAGGTTCGCCGCGGTGAACGACCCGACCCCGAGGGTGGAGAGCCAGTCCGGTGCGGCCGGCCCGACGACCCGGAACACCCACACCAGCACCGGCGTGAGCACCAGCCAGACCGCCAGGAATGACAGCACCACGCCGAGCGCACCGAGCCAACCACCCTGGCGTACGAGGCGGGTGGTGAGCGGGAGCGCCAGCAGGATCGACAGAAGCAGTGCGGGGGCCGGCGCGAGCAGGGGCAGCAGCAGGAGTCGGCCGCGCCAGCCGACCAGGTTCTCGTCGGAGCGGGTCGCTGCCACCGAGACGAAGGCCCGGCGCAGGCCCTCGCCGTACAGCGAGGCGGGCAGCAGGGAGGCCAGCGCCAGCAGCGGGGTCAACTCCACCCCGGCTTCGACCAACGCCTCCACCGCCCGGGGCGCGCCGATCGCGGTGGGCAGGGCTTCCACGGCGTACGAGGTGAGTCGGCGTACCCGGTCGGCCCCGGCCACCAGTGCGGTGAGCCAGATGGCCAGCAGGGCGACCGGCACCACGGCGATCGCCCCGTAGAAGGTGATCGCCGCGGCGTGCAGCGACAGGTCCCGTCCGCGCACCGGACGGAACGCCGCGCTGATGATCCGTTTCGTGCGCTGCCATCCGTTGCCCATCGGGTCCTCCTTCCCTGTTGTCGCGCCCGCCACTCCTAAAGATCGCCGGTCATGACTGTTCCCACCACCGAACGCCTGATCCTGCGCGACTGGGCCAGCGATCCGGCCGACCTGGCCCGGTCTTCCTGGCGGCGCTGACCGGGGGTCGATCCCAACCCGCTGATGAGCGTGATGTCGGTGCGTCATCGTGATGACTCACCGACATCACTGTTTGGTGCGGACCACCGTCCTCCCGTGCCGAGACCGCGACGGCCGCCAGGGTGCGCACGGACATAAATAGTCACGGTGATCGAAGTGTTGACGCTCTCGTAGCACGTCAGTAACCTTTGGTCAAAGTAGCGCAAGATCTCGACAAAGACGTGCACGATTTGACGCACGGTCTCGGAAGATTCAACGGTCCTCCCTGGAGAGGCCCGTTGATGCTCGTCCCCCACCCCGTGGTCACGCCACTGCGGCAACCGTCCCCCGACGACAAGGACAGCGATGAGACGAACGAATCTGGTCAGGACGGTGGCGGCCACGGCCGCCGCCGCGCTGATCGCCACGGCCGGGGCGACCGCCGTCGCGCACCCGGCCACCGCCCGCCCCGCCGATCCCGCGTCGAGCGCCGGCTTCGCCCCGGCGGCCACCAACCTCGCGCAGGGCCGTCCCACCCAGGAGAGCGGTCACGCCGACGTCTACGACTCGTCGAAGGTCGTCGACGGCAACGCGGGCAGCTACTGGGAGAGCGTCAACAACGCGTTCCCGCAGTGGGTGCAGGTCGACCTCGGCTCGTCGCAGAGCGTCAACCAGGTCGTGCTGAAGCTGCCGACCTCCGGTTGGGGGACCCGGACGCAGACGTTGAGCGTGCAGGGCAGCGCCAACGGTTCGTCAGTTACCGATCTGGTCGGGTCGCAGACGTACACCTTCAACCCGGCCAGCGGCAGCACCGTCACCATCAACTTCAGCGCGGCCTCCACCCGTTACGTCCGGATCACCATCACCGCCAACAGCGGCTGGCCGGCCGGGCAGCTCTCCGAGCTGGAGGTGTACGGCGGCGGCGGTACCACCCCGGACACCACCGCGCCGAGCGTCCCGGGGACGCTGTCGCAGAGCACGTCGGGCAGCACGATCACGCTCAACTGGGGGGCCTCCACCGACTCCGGCGGCAGCGGGCTCGCCGGCTACAACGTCTACCGGGGCGGCAGCCTGATCGCCACGCTGGGCACCGTCCTGACCTATCAGGACACCCAACCGGCGACGGCGACCGTGTCGTATCACGTCCGCGCCCGCGACGGCGCCGGCAACCTGTCCGGCAACAGCAACACCGTCACCCGCACCGGCAGCAACCCGCCCGCCTGCACCAACGTGGCGCAGGGCAAGAGCATGACGGCGAGCGGCTCCACCTTCACCTTCACCCCGGAGAAGGCGAACGATGGGCAGCTCGGCACCTACTGGGAGGGCGCGGCGAGCTACCCGCAGAACCTGACCGTGGCGCTGGGCGCGAACCACTCCATCTCCGGTGTCACAGTGAAACTCAACCCGGACCCGGCCTGGGGGACCCGTACCCAGACCATCCAGGTTCTCGGCCGCGACCAGGCGTCGTCCGCGTACACCAGCCTGGTGCCGGCGGCGGCCTACCAGTTCGTCCAGGGCACCAACGTGGTGACCATCCCGGTCAGCGCGACCACCGCGGACGTGCAGTTGCGGTTCACCGGCAACACCGGTGCGCCGTCCGGGCAGGTCGCGGAGCTTGAGGTGTGCGGGACGGCGGCGCCCAACCCGGACCTGGTGGTCAGCTCGGTGACCTGGTCACCCACGTCGCCCAGCGAGGTCTCCCCGATCACCATCTCGGCCGTGGTGCAGAACATCGGCTCCGCCGCCGCCGGTGCGACCACCGTGAACGTCAGTCTGGCCGGCACGGTCGTCGGCAGCGCCACGGTGGGCGCGCTCGCCGCGGGCGCCTCGACCACCGTCTCGGTCAACGCCGGTACGCGGCCCATGGGCAGCTACGCCGTCTCGGCGGTGGTCGACCCGGCGAACACGATCGTCGAGCAGAACAACGGCAACAACAGCTTCACCGCGGCGTCGCCGCTGGTGGTGGCGCAGGCCCCCGGCCCCGACCTCCAGGTGCTCGGCATCGCCGCGAACCCGCCGAACCCGGCCGTCGGGGCGTCCGTCACCTTCACCGTGACGGTCCGCAACCGGGGCACCGCCGCGACCGGCGCGACCACCGTCACCCGGCTGGTGGCGGGCAGCACCACCCTCAACACCACCACCGCCTCGATCGCCGCGGGCGCGACGGTCACCGTGGCGGTCAGCGGCAGCTGGACCGCCACCAGCGGCGGGGCCACCATCACCGCCACCGCCGACGCCACCAACGTGGTCACCGAGACCAACGAGACGAACAACGCGCTCAGCCAGTCGATCGTGGTCGGTCGGGGGGCGGCCGTCCCGTACGTCTCCTACGAGGCGGAGGCCGGCCGTTACCAGGGCACATTGCTGGAGGCCGACCCGCTGCGC contains these protein-coding regions:
- a CDS encoding YhjD/YihY/BrkB family envelope integrity protein; this encodes MGNGWQRTKRIISAAFRPVRGRDLSLHAAAITFYGAIAVVPVALLAIWLTALVAGADRVRRLTSYAVEALPTAIGAPRAVEALVEAGVELTPLLALASLLPASLYGEGLRRAFVSVAATRSDENLVGWRGRLLLLPLLAPAPALLLSILLALPLTTRLVRQGGWLGALGVVLSFLAVWLVLTPVLVWVFRVVGPAAPDWLSTLGVGSFTAANLSGFLHGFVLFASLPLDLGVPFGGFDDIGAGVAVLLWLYLFHVIVLAGYSATLALSRWRTTPTPTPHPSPR
- a CDS encoding CARDB domain-containing protein, whose product is MRRTNLVRTVAATAAAALIATAGATAVAHPATARPADPASSAGFAPAATNLAQGRPTQESGHADVYDSSKVVDGNAGSYWESVNNAFPQWVQVDLGSSQSVNQVVLKLPTSGWGTRTQTLSVQGSANGSSVTDLVGSQTYTFNPASGSTVTINFSAASTRYVRITITANSGWPAGQLSELEVYGGGGTTPDTTAPSVPGTLSQSTSGSTITLNWGASTDSGGSGLAGYNVYRGGSLIATLGTVLTYQDTQPATATVSYHVRARDGAGNLSGNSNTVTRTGSNPPACTNVAQGKSMTASGSTFTFTPEKANDGQLGTYWEGAASYPQNLTVALGANHSISGVTVKLNPDPAWGTRTQTIQVLGRDQASSAYTSLVPAAAYQFVQGTNVVTIPVSATTADVQLRFTGNTGAPSGQVAELEVCGTAAPNPDLVVSSVTWSPTSPSEVSPITISAVVQNIGSAAAGATTVNVSLAGTVVGSATVGALAAGASTTVSVNAGTRPMGSYAVSAVVDPANTIVEQNNGNNSFTAASPLVVAQAPGPDLQVLGIAANPPNPAVGASVTFTVTVRNRGTAATGATTVTRLVAGSTTLNTTTASIAAGATVTVAVSGSWTATSGGATITATADATNVVTETNETNNALSQSIVVGRGAAVPYVSYEAEAGRYQGTLLEADPLRTFGHTNFASESSGRKSVRLTSTGQFVEFTSANQANAIVVRNSIPDAPGGGGIEATISLYVNDVFSRKLTLSSKHSWLYGNTDGPEALTNTPQADARRLFDESNALLGQSYPAGTRFKLQRDAGDNAAFYVIDMIDLEQVAPPASQPAGCTSITSYGAVPNDGLDDTAAIQRAVTDDQNGVISCVWIPAGQWRQEQKILTDDPLNRGTHNQVGISNVTIRGAGMWHSQLYTLTEPQNAGGINHPHEGNFGFDIDKNTQISDIAIFGSGRIRGGDGNAEGGVGLNGRFGTGTKISNVWIEHANVGVWVGRDYDNIPDLWGPADGLEFTGMRIRNTYADGINFSNGTRNSRVFNSSFRTTGDDALAVWANPYVKDRNVDIAHDNHFVNNTIQLPWRANGIAIYGGYDNSIENNLIYDTANYPGIMLATDHDPLPFSGTTLIANNGLYRTGGAFWNEDQEFGAITLFPATRDIVGVTIRDTDIIDSTYDGIQFKNGGGNMPNVAITNVRIDKSNNGAGILAMSGARGNANLTNVTITNSADGNIVIQPGSQFVITP